One segment of Streptomyces sp. NBC_00576 DNA contains the following:
- a CDS encoding DMT family transporter, translating into MRAHDSATAPTPIAVSRRTETPGAPAGPLSGKPPASRSGTLQAALGVTAFSLTFPATAWGLEGFGPWSLVAVRSVLAAVIAGGCLLAVRAPLPARRCWAGLAVVAAGVVVGFPLLTTLALQTSTTSHAAVVVGLLPLTTALFSALRMGTRPSRTFWAAALAGAAAVLAFTVQQSGGALTSADAYLFGALLVCAAGYTEGGRLARVMPGWQVIGWALVLCLPVTAPAAALALSYEPVQLTAHSVLGLLWVAAGSQFLGLVVWYRGMAAIGIPKASQLQLAQPLLTLVWSVLLLGEQLTPAAPLTAAAVLVCIAVTQRARS; encoded by the coding sequence ATGAGAGCACACGATAGCGCTACCGCACCGACTCCGATAGCGGTCAGCAGGCGCACCGAGACCCCGGGCGCCCCCGCCGGTCCACTGTCCGGGAAGCCTCCGGCCTCCCGTTCCGGAACCCTTCAGGCCGCTCTCGGCGTCACCGCCTTCTCACTCACCTTCCCGGCGACGGCCTGGGGGCTGGAGGGCTTCGGTCCGTGGTCGCTGGTGGCCGTGCGGTCCGTCCTGGCGGCGGTCATCGCGGGTGGCTGTCTGCTGGCGGTGCGCGCGCCGCTTCCTGCCCGCCGCTGCTGGGCGGGGCTCGCGGTCGTCGCCGCCGGGGTCGTCGTCGGCTTCCCGCTCCTCACCACGCTCGCCCTGCAGACCTCGACCACATCGCACGCCGCCGTCGTGGTCGGCCTGCTGCCGCTGACGACGGCCCTCTTCTCGGCGCTACGCATGGGCACCCGCCCCTCGCGCACCTTCTGGGCGGCGGCCCTGGCGGGCGCGGCGGCCGTTCTCGCGTTCACCGTGCAGCAGAGCGGCGGCGCCCTGACCAGCGCCGACGCCTATCTCTTCGGCGCCCTGCTGGTGTGCGCGGCCGGCTACACCGAGGGGGGCCGACTGGCCCGGGTCATGCCGGGCTGGCAGGTCATCGGCTGGGCACTGGTGCTGTGCCTGCCGGTCACCGCGCCCGCCGCCGCGCTGGCACTGTCGTACGAGCCCGTACAGCTCACCGCGCACAGCGTGCTCGGGCTGCTGTGGGTGGCGGCGGGGTCGCAGTTCCTCGGCCTGGTCGTCTGGTACCGGGGCATGGCCGCAATCGGTATTCCGAAGGCCAGCCAGTTGCAGTTGGCGCAGCCCCTGCTCACACTGGTGTGGTCGGTCCTGCTGCTGGGCGAGCAGCTGACGCCGGCCGCCCCGCTGACGGCGGCGGCCGTGCTCGTCTGTATCGCCGTCACCCAGCGGGCACGCAGCTAG
- a CDS encoding DUF1918 domain-containing protein, with product MHATVGDQLVQHGRVVGQHDQVTEVVEVMGQEGTPPYRVRFPDGHEAVMSPGPDCQVRHKDTDR from the coding sequence ATGCACGCAACCGTGGGCGACCAGCTTGTCCAGCACGGCAGGGTGGTCGGCCAGCACGACCAGGTCACTGAAGTCGTCGAGGTCATGGGCCAGGAGGGCACTCCCCCGTACCGCGTCCGTTTCCCGGACGGGCACGAGGCAGTGATGTCCCCCGGCCCCGACTGCCAGGTCCGCCACAAGGACACGGACCGTTAG
- a CDS encoding 3-hydroxybutyryl-CoA dehydrogenase: MNGERGDVSDIPVGEISRVGVVGCGQMGAGIAEVCARSGLDVKVAETTGEALEFGRTRLFNSLSKAAERGKITEEERDETLARLSFTTDLGEFADRDLVIEAVVENEQVKTEIFQVLDQVVTRPDAILASNTSSIPLVKLAVATSRPDQVVGIHFFNPAPVQQLVELIPALTTSEGTLARAQLFAEKALGKHAIRAQDRSGFVVNALLIPYLLSAIRMFESGMASREDIDNGMELGCAHPMGPLKLSDLIGLDTVASVAFSMYEEYKEPLYAAPPLLQRMVDAGRLGRKSGSGFYTYA, translated from the coding sequence ATGAACGGTGAAAGGGGCGATGTGTCGGACATCCCAGTGGGAGAGATCTCACGCGTCGGAGTCGTGGGCTGCGGCCAGATGGGAGCGGGCATCGCCGAGGTGTGCGCCCGTTCCGGGCTGGATGTGAAGGTCGCCGAGACCACCGGCGAAGCCCTGGAGTTCGGCCGCACCCGGCTGTTCAACTCCCTCTCCAAGGCGGCCGAGCGCGGCAAGATCACCGAGGAGGAGCGGGACGAGACGCTGGCGCGGCTCAGCTTCACCACCGACCTCGGCGAGTTCGCGGACCGCGATCTGGTGATCGAGGCCGTCGTCGAGAACGAGCAGGTGAAGACCGAGATCTTCCAGGTGCTCGACCAGGTGGTGACCCGCCCGGACGCGATCCTCGCCTCCAACACCTCCTCGATTCCCCTGGTGAAGCTGGCCGTCGCCACCTCCCGGCCCGATCAGGTCGTCGGCATCCACTTCTTCAACCCGGCTCCGGTGCAGCAGCTCGTCGAGTTGATCCCGGCGCTCACCACCTCCGAGGGCACCCTCGCGCGCGCCCAGCTGTTCGCCGAGAAGGCCCTCGGCAAGCACGCGATCCGCGCCCAGGACCGCTCGGGCTTCGTGGTGAACGCCCTGTTGATCCCGTACCTGCTCTCCGCGATCCGGATGTTCGAGTCGGGCATGGCCAGCCGCGAGGACATCGACAACGGCATGGAGTTGGGCTGCGCCCACCCGATGGGCCCCCTGAAGCTGTCCGACCTGATCGGCCTGGACACGGTCGCCTCGGTCGCGTTCAGCATGTACGAGGAGTACAAGGAGCCGCTGTACGCCGCTCCCCCGCTGCTCCAGCGCATGGTCGACGCGGGCCGGCTGGGCCGGAAGTCGGGCTCGGGCTTCTACACGTACGCATAG
- the pheS gene encoding phenylalanine--tRNA ligase subunit alpha — protein MSAPNKSYDPVEVEALKPEEIERMRDEALAAFAAADSLDALQEAKVAHTGGTSPLALANREIGALPPQAKAAAGKLVGQARGAVSKALAARQTELEADRDARVLVEEAVDVTLPHDRVPAGARHPLTTFMERVADVFVSMGYEVAEGPEVEAEWFNFDALNFTPDHPARQMQDTFFVEGPKGTEGDESGVVLRTHTSPVQARSMLDREPPVYIVCPGRVYRTDELDATHTPVFHQIELLAIDEGLTMADLKGTMDHMVQSLFGSDMKTRLRPNYFPFTEPSAEMDMLCYVCKGTSVGNPDRPCRTCSSEGWIELGGCGMVNPRVLVACGVDPEKYSGFAFGFGIERMLMFRHNVEDMRDMVEGDVRFTRPFGMEI, from the coding sequence ATGTCGGCACCGAACAAGTCGTACGACCCTGTAGAGGTCGAGGCCCTGAAACCGGAAGAGATCGAGCGCATGCGGGACGAGGCGCTCGCCGCCTTCGCCGCCGCGGACTCCCTCGACGCTCTCCAGGAGGCCAAGGTCGCCCACACCGGCGGCACCTCACCGCTGGCCCTCGCCAACCGCGAGATCGGCGCGCTGCCCCCGCAGGCCAAGGCCGCCGCAGGCAAGCTCGTCGGCCAGGCCCGGGGCGCCGTCAGCAAGGCGCTCGCCGCCCGCCAGACCGAGCTGGAGGCCGACCGGGACGCCCGCGTGCTGGTCGAGGAGGCGGTGGACGTCACACTGCCCCACGACCGGGTACCGGCCGGCGCCCGCCACCCGCTGACCACGTTCATGGAGCGCGTCGCGGACGTCTTCGTCTCCATGGGGTACGAGGTCGCCGAGGGCCCCGAGGTCGAGGCGGAGTGGTTCAACTTCGACGCCCTGAACTTCACCCCGGACCACCCGGCCCGGCAGATGCAGGACACCTTCTTCGTCGAGGGCCCCAAGGGGACAGAAGGCGACGAGTCCGGTGTCGTGCTCCGTACGCACACCTCGCCCGTACAGGCCCGCTCGATGCTCGACCGCGAGCCGCCGGTCTACATCGTGTGCCCCGGCCGCGTGTACCGCACGGACGAGCTGGACGCCACGCACACCCCCGTCTTCCACCAGATCGAGCTTCTGGCGATCGACGAGGGCCTGACCATGGCCGATCTCAAGGGCACCATGGACCACATGGTCCAGTCGCTCTTCGGCTCGGACATGAAGACGCGGCTGCGGCCCAACTACTTCCCCTTCACCGAGCCGTCCGCCGAGATGGACATGCTCTGCTACGTCTGCAAGGGCACGTCCGTCGGCAACCCCGACCGTCCCTGCCGGACCTGCTCCAGCGAGGGCTGGATCGAGCTCGGCGGCTGCGGCATGGTCAACCCGCGCGTGCTCGTCGCGTGCGGCGTCGACCCCGAGAAGTACAGCGGATTCGCCTTCGGGTTCGGCATCGAGCGGATGCTGATGTTCCGCCACAACGTCGAAGACATGCGAGACATGGTCGAGGGCGACGTCCGGTTCACCCGGCCGTTCGGGATGGAGATCTGA
- a CDS encoding NUDIX hydrolase, whose product MQWTKQNEQTVYENRWFRVNLADVELPDGRHLDHFLIRLRPVAVATVVNEANEVLLLWRHRFITDSWGWELAAGVVEDGEDIPFAAARELEEETGWRPGPLRHLMSVEPSNGLTDARHHIYWAEEGEYIGHPVDDFESDRREWVPLKLVPDMVARGEVPAANMAAALLLLHHLRLGEDA is encoded by the coding sequence GTGCAGTGGACGAAACAGAACGAACAAACTGTGTATGAAAACCGCTGGTTCAGGGTCAATCTCGCAGATGTCGAGCTGCCGGACGGGCGGCATCTCGACCACTTCCTGATACGGCTGAGGCCTGTCGCCGTGGCGACAGTGGTCAACGAGGCCAACGAGGTACTCCTGCTCTGGCGGCACCGGTTCATCACCGACAGCTGGGGGTGGGAACTCGCGGCCGGAGTCGTGGAGGACGGCGAGGACATTCCCTTCGCGGCCGCCAGGGAACTGGAGGAGGAGACGGGCTGGCGACCGGGACCCCTGCGGCATCTGATGAGCGTCGAGCCGTCCAACGGGCTCACCGACGCCCGGCACCACATCTACTGGGCCGAGGAGGGCGAGTACATCGGTCACCCCGTGGACGACTTCGAGTCGGACCGCCGGGAGTGGGTCCCCCTCAAGCTCGTCCCCGACATGGTCGCCCGCGGGGAGGTCCCGGCCGCCAACATGGCGGCCGCGCTACTGCTGTTGCACCATCTCAGACTCGGCGAGGACGCCTAG
- a CDS encoding transcriptional regulator, protein MQPNTLLDAILDEAGISHAGLAAHVNQAGRARGLALRYEHTAVARWLKGQRPRGQVPDLICEVLAARLHRPVRLDDIGLGVPGDTAGPLGSAGTSLSGFVERATALWRSDEQQRPHILGAPAVTGTPAVMPVWEWENPPEDVDVSRGGRHRVSMADIEMLRSARAHYEQMYRKAGGVATRTRIVGFLNAETAPLLRGSYTDATGRQLHRATGGLVAIAGICAYDSDAHGLAQRYFHQALRLAKASGDRGLGAYVIGLLVNQALFMREFRQAVAFAEAALRAAGKHITPALASDLYAMQAKAYAHLGDGSSALSCIRRAEQAADRIRRGYEPDETGYVQPGLVNVQVAEALLSLGDLAAAGEHATAAVDTPAHDRGRVHRLAMLSQIELRRGNADKAVATAVQMAEQARGMESQRLRDRLRAVREHLVRNGCSGTAEAAELIDGALRVPL, encoded by the coding sequence ATGCAGCCCAACACCCTGCTCGACGCGATCCTCGACGAGGCGGGTATCTCGCATGCGGGACTCGCCGCCCATGTGAATCAGGCGGGCCGGGCGCGGGGCCTGGCACTGAGGTACGAACACACCGCCGTGGCGCGGTGGTTGAAGGGACAGCGCCCGCGTGGCCAGGTGCCCGACCTGATCTGCGAGGTGCTCGCCGCCCGCCTGCACCGCCCGGTCAGACTGGACGACATCGGGCTCGGAGTGCCGGGCGACACCGCCGGTCCGCTCGGCTCGGCCGGTACCTCGCTGTCCGGGTTCGTCGAGCGGGCGACCGCGCTGTGGCGCTCCGACGAGCAGCAGCGCCCGCACATCCTCGGCGCCCCCGCCGTCACCGGTACGCCCGCCGTGATGCCGGTGTGGGAGTGGGAGAACCCGCCCGAGGACGTCGACGTGTCGCGCGGCGGCAGGCACCGGGTCAGCATGGCCGACATCGAGATGCTCCGCTCGGCCCGCGCCCACTACGAGCAGATGTACCGCAAGGCGGGCGGGGTCGCGACCCGCACCCGGATCGTCGGCTTCCTGAACGCCGAGACCGCGCCCCTGCTGCGCGGCAGCTACACGGACGCCACCGGCCGCCAACTGCACCGGGCCACCGGCGGGTTGGTGGCGATCGCCGGCATCTGCGCGTACGACTCCGATGCCCACGGTCTCGCCCAGCGCTACTTCCACCAGGCACTGCGGCTGGCAAAAGCCAGTGGGGACCGGGGACTCGGGGCGTATGTCATCGGGCTGCTGGTCAACCAGGCACTGTTCATGCGGGAGTTCCGGCAGGCCGTCGCCTTCGCGGAGGCCGCGCTGCGCGCCGCGGGCAAGCACATCACGCCGGCGCTCGCCTCCGACCTCTACGCGATGCAGGCCAAGGCGTACGCGCACCTGGGTGACGGCAGCAGCGCGCTGTCCTGCATCCGGCGGGCCGAGCAGGCCGCCGATCGCATCCGGCGCGGGTACGAGCCCGACGAAACCGGCTATGTCCAGCCGGGGTTGGTCAACGTCCAGGTGGCGGAGGCGCTGCTGAGCCTCGGTGATCTGGCGGCGGCCGGGGAGCACGCGACGGCCGCGGTGGACACCCCGGCGCACGACCGGGGCAGGGTGCACCGGCTCGCCATGCTCAGCCAGATCGAGTTGCGCAGGGGCAACGCGGACAAGGCCGTGGCCACCGCGGTGCAGATGGCCGAGCAGGCGCGCGGAATGGAGTCCCAGCGGCTGCGTGACAGACTCCGGGCGGTACGCGAACATCTGGTGCGCAACGGCTGCTCGGGCACCGCCGAGGCGGCCGAACTGATCGACGGGGCGCTGCGCGTACCGCTCTAG
- a CDS encoding PP2C family protein-serine/threonine phosphatase, whose amino-acid sequence MRSLVLPTVWGAAAITYKLACPLAQQNGLGARIVTSAVFFAVGAGLVLHVRRALLRELGLARQVAGAAQSVLLRPLPQRIDGLRVAAAQLSADRGAVVGGDLYEVIATEHGVRVVMGDVRGHGIAAIGTVAAVLGSFREAVHDEAELGSVLRRLERALARHLGERARAEHPSAGPSAALDPGSPVAEEFVTVLLLEIGGDGEVRAFNCGHPSPYLLSGGRADVLAAGEPLPPLGPFPLPVELSAEHCGRLLPGEALLLHTDGVEDARDAHGRFFPLQAVLAEAVRTQPVSPQALLGAVFSRLLRHAGGSPTDDVAVLVLRNDRHQILRQQQEPPVAHQVT is encoded by the coding sequence GTGCGCTCGCTCGTGCTGCCCACGGTGTGGGGGGCCGCGGCGATCACGTACAAGCTGGCCTGTCCGCTCGCCCAGCAGAACGGGCTGGGGGCGCGGATCGTCACCAGTGCCGTCTTCTTCGCCGTCGGGGCCGGGCTCGTACTCCATGTCCGCCGCGCGCTTCTGCGCGAGTTGGGGCTCGCCCGACAGGTCGCCGGGGCGGCGCAGAGTGTGCTGCTGCGGCCACTGCCGCAGCGCATCGACGGGCTGCGGGTCGCCGCCGCCCAACTGTCCGCCGACCGGGGTGCCGTGGTCGGCGGGGATCTGTACGAGGTCATCGCCACCGAGCACGGCGTACGGGTCGTGATGGGCGATGTGCGCGGACATGGCATCGCCGCCATCGGGACCGTCGCCGCCGTTCTCGGCAGCTTCCGCGAGGCCGTGCACGACGAGGCCGAACTCGGCAGCGTACTGCGGCGGTTGGAACGGGCGCTGGCCCGGCATCTGGGCGAGCGGGCACGCGCCGAACACCCCTCGGCGGGGCCTTCGGCAGCACTGGACCCGGGCAGCCCGGTCGCCGAGGAGTTCGTCACCGTACTGCTCCTGGAGATCGGCGGGGACGGCGAGGTGCGCGCCTTCAACTGCGGGCATCCGTCGCCGTATCTGCTCAGCGGCGGCCGGGCCGACGTACTCGCGGCCGGTGAACCCCTGCCCCCGCTGGGCCCGTTCCCTCTGCCGGTCGAGCTGTCCGCCGAACACTGCGGCCGACTGCTTCCCGGCGAGGCCCTGTTGCTGCACACGGACGGTGTCGAGGACGCCCGGGATGCTCATGGCCGGTTCTTTCCCCTGCAGGCTGTCCTGGCAGAGGCCGTCCGCACCCAGCCGGTTTCGCCGCAAGCGCTGCTGGGGGCGGTCTTCTCCCGCCTGTTGCGACATGCGGGCGGCTCCCCGACGGACGATGTAGCCGTACTGGTACTGCGAAACGACCGCCACCAAATCCTCAGACAGCAACAGGAACCCCCGGTAGCTCATCAAGTCACGTGA
- the pheT gene encoding phenylalanine--tRNA ligase subunit beta produces MRVPLSWLREYVDLPATQTGRDVQEKLITVGLEVETVEQVGAGLKGPLVVGQVLTIEELEGFKKPIRFCTVDVGTANGTGEPQEIVCGARNFAVGDKVVVVLPGAVLPGDFAIAARKTYGHTSHGMICSGDELGMGDDGSGGIIVLSPEYEVGTDAIELLQLVDEVLDIAVTPDRGYALSLRGIARETAIAYGLPLRDPALLDVPAPNAYGYPVEVSDPFACDRFTARTVTGLDPDAHSPIWLRRRLQKAGMRPISLAVDITNYVMLELGQPLHAYDRSRVQGAIGVRRAEPGEKLTTLDGVTRTLDAEDLLITDDRGAIGLAGVMGGANTEIDDTEGTTTEVVIEAAHFDAITIARTARRHKLASEASKRFERGVDPQAASAAAQRTVDLLVLLAGGTADAGVTEVISPSAPRTISIPANHPDKVAGVEYGRETVVRRLQEVGCDVYGQDELIVTVPSWRPDMTDPNDLAEEVIRLEGYENLPSTLPKPPAGRGLTDRQRLHRRVGRALAGAGYVEALNYPFIGEHVFDQLGLAADDPKRKVVKLANPLSDEEPALRTTLLPGLLQALRRNDGRGSHDLALFETGLVFHPQDELLIAGRLPVDRRPTDEEVASLTAALPVQPRHAAVVLAGAREQAGWWGKGRPADWADAIEAARSLAHEAGTELLVRAGQYGPWHPGRCAELAVVVDGSEQVIGYAGELHPRVLKALGLPARTCAMELNLDELEAASSGVPKGPKISTFPVATQDVALVVAREVPHADVEAALREGAGVLLESIRLFDVYESGEQLGEGRKSLAYALRFRAADRTLTVDEASAARDAAVALAGERTGAVLRS; encoded by the coding sequence ATGCGGGTCCCGCTTTCTTGGCTGCGGGAGTACGTCGACCTGCCGGCGACTCAGACCGGCCGGGACGTCCAGGAGAAGCTCATCACGGTGGGCCTCGAGGTCGAGACCGTCGAGCAGGTCGGCGCCGGCCTCAAGGGCCCCCTGGTCGTCGGCCAGGTGCTGACCATCGAGGAGCTGGAGGGCTTCAAGAAGCCGATCCGCTTCTGCACGGTCGACGTCGGCACCGCCAACGGCACCGGTGAGCCCCAGGAGATCGTCTGCGGCGCCCGCAACTTCGCCGTCGGCGACAAGGTCGTCGTGGTCCTCCCGGGCGCAGTCCTGCCCGGCGACTTCGCGATCGCCGCCCGCAAGACGTACGGCCACACCTCCCACGGCATGATCTGTTCCGGCGACGAGCTGGGCATGGGCGACGACGGCAGCGGCGGCATCATCGTCCTGTCGCCGGAGTACGAGGTCGGCACCGACGCGATCGAGCTGCTCCAGCTCGTCGACGAGGTCCTCGACATCGCCGTCACACCCGACCGCGGGTACGCCCTCTCGCTGCGCGGCATCGCCCGCGAGACCGCCATCGCCTACGGACTGCCGCTGCGCGACCCGGCCCTGCTCGACGTACCGGCCCCGAACGCGTACGGCTACCCGGTCGAGGTCTCCGACCCGTTCGCCTGCGACCGCTTCACCGCCCGCACGGTGACCGGTCTCGACCCGGACGCGCACTCCCCGATCTGGCTCAGGCGCCGCCTCCAGAAGGCGGGCATGCGCCCGATCTCGCTCGCCGTCGACATCACCAACTACGTGATGCTGGAGCTGGGCCAGCCCCTGCACGCGTACGACCGTTCCCGTGTCCAGGGTGCGATCGGTGTGCGCCGGGCCGAGCCGGGGGAGAAGCTCACCACCCTCGACGGTGTCACGCGCACGCTGGACGCCGAGGACCTGCTCATCACCGACGACCGGGGCGCCATCGGCCTCGCGGGTGTCATGGGCGGCGCCAACACCGAGATCGACGACACCGAGGGCACCACCACCGAGGTCGTCATCGAGGCCGCCCACTTCGACGCGATCACCATCGCGCGCACGGCCCGCCGCCACAAGCTGGCCTCCGAGGCGTCCAAGCGCTTCGAGCGCGGTGTCGACCCGCAGGCCGCCTCGGCGGCCGCCCAGCGCACGGTCGACCTCCTGGTCCTCCTCGCCGGCGGCACCGCCGACGCGGGCGTCACCGAGGTCATCTCGCCGTCCGCACCGCGCACGATCTCGATCCCGGCGAACCACCCTGACAAGGTCGCGGGCGTCGAGTACGGCCGCGAGACCGTCGTACGCCGTCTCCAGGAGGTCGGCTGCGACGTGTACGGGCAGGACGAGCTGATCGTCACCGTCCCGTCCTGGCGCCCGGACATGACGGACCCGAACGACCTCGCCGAAGAGGTCATCCGCCTGGAGGGCTACGAGAACCTGCCCTCCACCCTGCCCAAGCCCCCCGCGGGCCGCGGCCTCACCGACCGGCAGCGACTGCACCGCCGCGTCGGCCGGGCACTGGCCGGGGCCGGCTATGTCGAGGCGCTGAACTACCCGTTCATCGGCGAGCACGTCTTCGACCAGCTCGGCCTGGCCGCCGACGACCCGAAGCGCAAGGTCGTCAAGCTGGCCAACCCGCTCTCCGACGAGGAGCCCGCACTCCGTACGACGCTGCTGCCGGGCCTGCTCCAGGCGCTGCGTCGCAATGACGGGCGGGGCAGCCACGACCTGGCCCTGTTCGAGACAGGGCTGGTCTTCCATCCCCAGGACGAGCTGCTGATCGCCGGGCGTCTGCCGGTCGACCGGCGTCCCACGGACGAGGAGGTCGCGTCGTTGACGGCCGCGCTCCCCGTCCAGCCCCGGCACGCCGCCGTCGTCCTCGCGGGCGCCCGCGAGCAGGCCGGCTGGTGGGGCAAGGGCCGCCCGGCCGACTGGGCCGACGCGATCGAGGCGGCACGGAGCCTGGCCCACGAGGCCGGCACCGAACTCCTCGTCCGCGCGGGCCAGTACGGCCCGTGGCATCCCGGCCGCTGCGCCGAGCTGGCAGTGGTCGTGGACGGTTCGGAGCAGGTCATCGGGTACGCCGGTGAGCTGCACCCCCGGGTACTGAAGGCACTGGGCCTGCCCGCGCGTACCTGTGCGATGGAGCTGAACCTGGACGAGCTGGAGGCGGCGAGTTCGGGTGTGCCCAAGGGCCCGAAGATCTCGACGTTCCCGGTGGCCACGCAGGATGTCGCTCTCGTCGTTGCGCGCGAGGTTCCGCACGCGGACGTCGAGGCGGCGCTGCGGGAGGGTGCGGGGGTGCTTTTGGAGTCCATTCGGTTGTTCGATGTGTACGAGAGTGGTGAGCAACTGGGGGAGGGGCGGAAGTCTCTTGCCTATGCGTTGCGGTTCCGGGCGGCTGACCGGACGCTGACCGTCGATGAGGCTTCTGCTGCGCGGGATGCGGCTGTTGCTCTCGCGGGGGAGCGAACCGGGGCGGTGTTGAGGAGCTAG
- a CDS encoding glycoside hydrolase family 10 protein codes for MSGKARHARMSRRAFAVTALSTLVAGGAVTGAALAGAEPSRSDGKGRRATRELRGMWLATVTNRDWPSKPGLSATQQRAELITHLDTAVSRRLNAVFLQVRPTADALWPSPYEPWSQVLTGTQGQDPGWDPLGTAVEEAHARGLELHAWFNPYRVANQTDPTKLVASHPARMHPDWVVPYGGKLYYNPGLPEVRRFVQDAMLDAVRKYEIDGVHWDDYFYPYPVAGQTFDDDAEYAEYGGDFPDRASWRRDNIDRLVLETATRIKAVRPGADFGISPFGVWRNAATDPLGSDTRAGVQTYDDLYADTRKWVRQNWIDYICPQIYWNIGFAAADYAKLLPWWAGVAKDTGTKLYVGEALYKAGDPAQPAAWQDPAELSRHLTLAQGYPEARGHIFFSAKEVGTDKIGAIARVVADHYQQPAMPPR; via the coding sequence ATGAGTGGGAAGGCGCGGCACGCGCGCATGTCACGGCGGGCGTTCGCGGTGACCGCCCTGTCGACGCTCGTGGCGGGCGGGGCGGTGACGGGAGCCGCCCTGGCCGGGGCGGAACCGAGCCGGTCGGACGGCAAGGGCAGGCGGGCGACCCGCGAACTGCGGGGCATGTGGCTGGCGACGGTCACCAACCGGGACTGGCCGTCCAAGCCGGGGCTGAGCGCCACTCAGCAGCGCGCAGAGCTGATCACCCACCTCGACACGGCGGTCAGCCGCCGCCTCAACGCGGTGTTCCTCCAGGTCCGCCCGACCGCCGACGCCCTGTGGCCCTCGCCGTACGAGCCCTGGTCGCAGGTCCTCACCGGAACCCAGGGCCAGGACCCCGGCTGGGACCCGCTGGGCACGGCGGTCGAGGAGGCGCACGCCCGCGGTCTCGAACTGCACGCCTGGTTCAACCCGTACCGCGTCGCCAACCAGACCGACCCCACCAAGCTCGTCGCCTCCCACCCGGCGCGGATGCATCCGGACTGGGTGGTGCCCTACGGCGGCAAGCTGTACTACAACCCCGGTCTGCCGGAGGTCCGGCGCTTCGTCCAGGACGCGATGCTCGACGCGGTGCGGAAGTACGAGATCGACGGCGTTCACTGGGACGACTACTTCTACCCGTACCCGGTCGCCGGCCAGACCTTCGACGACGACGCCGAGTACGCGGAGTACGGCGGCGACTTCCCCGACCGGGCCTCCTGGCGGCGCGACAACATCGACAGACTCGTCCTGGAGACCGCCACCCGCATCAAGGCCGTACGACCCGGAGCCGACTTCGGGATCAGCCCCTTCGGGGTGTGGCGCAACGCCGCGACCGACCCGCTCGGGTCGGACACGCGGGCCGGTGTGCAGACGTACGACGACCTGTACGCGGACACCAGGAAATGGGTGCGGCAGAACTGGATCGACTACATCTGCCCGCAGATCTACTGGAACATCGGCTTCGCCGCGGCCGACTACGCCAAGCTGCTGCCCTGGTGGGCGGGGGTCGCGAAGGATACGGGGACGAAGCTGTACGTCGGTGAGGCGCTGTACAAGGCGGGCGACCCGGCACAGCCCGCGGCCTGGCAGGACCCGGCCGAGCTGTCGCGGCATCTGACCCTCGCCCAGGGCTACCCCGAGGCGCGGGGGCACATCTTCTTCTCCGCGAAGGAAGTGGGCACCGACAAGATCGGGGCCATCGCGCGGGTGGTCGCCGACCACTACCAGCAGCCGGCGATGCCACCGCGCTGA